CTCATCTGTACCACGCCGTTTGGTATTTTTTAACCTTCGTTGgtcttgttttttaatactttcCACTAAACGTTCGACGTGTTCCTTATCAGGTTTATTTGACACCCAGTCCAAACGCTCTGCTTCGTCATATAAAGCGACGGATCGAGacttgcttttttcttcttttttatccttGTCATACTTTTCATAATCCGGCTTCAGATCTCTTATGCCACGGTTGTAATCTTTGCTAGCTTGAGAATGATAGTCTGAGAATGCCACATTCTGAattgtttgctttttctttcgtaATCGCTGATCCCACTTCTCGCTTTCTTCAATCGTCCAATCCCAAGCTCTTCGTCTTTCAAAGTCTCCTCCTTCTTCCTCAGTTTCGATTTTAGCAAGCTCTTCCTCTGCCTCCATTCGTTTTCGTTCGAGTCGCCGCTCCAAAGCAGGATCAATGCGCATTCGTGAATGCTCTTGTACTACCTCTTTACGATTTTCATG
This region of Schizosaccharomyces pombe strain 972h- genome assembly, chromosome: II genomic DNA includes:
- the syf2 gene encoding SYF2 family splicing factor syf2, coding for MDSPSHSREARVEKLKKIREQMRKSSHENRKEVVQEHSRMRIDPALERRLERKRMEAEEELAKIETEEEGGDFERRRAWDWTIEESEKWDQRLRKKKQTIQNVAFSDYHSQASKDYNRGIRDLKPDYEKYDKDKKEEKSKSRSVALYDEAERLDWVSNKPDKEHVERLVESIKKQDQRRLKNTKRRGTDEEDHITFINERNRKFNLKLQRFYSKYTKDIKEDLERGTAL